ATGCTAGCTCAGCTAGGTGCTAATTTTCCCGAGTATCAGACCTTACAATGCGATGTGCAAAACCTAACGCTTAGCGATGACTGTACAGCCAATGTGTATTCAAACCTCGCGCTGCAGTGGTGTGACAATTTACCCAAAGCGACATCACAGCTTAATCGCGTGCTATTGCCATCTGGCAACTGTTTTATTGCGACTGTGGTCGATGGCAGTTTGCCTGAACTTAAGGCGCTTGGATTCAGAGTAAACCGCTTTTTAAGCATGCCCAAAGTGATGAGTGCTTTTGGCGTCGTCAGTGGCGCCAATTTGCAAGCAGTAACTGGTGAGCCGTGCGCTAGCGAGCAGTCGCTGGTCAGTCAAAACTGGTTGATCAAACACGCCAAAGTTGAAAAGGTGACCGTGCATTTTGATAGCCTTAAATCGCTGTTATATTCCATAAAAGGTGTGGGCGCATCTGTAAGCTCAGACAGTGAAGCGGGTGAGGCGTTAACTAAGTCTCAATGGCGACAAAGACAAAAGTTGGCTGAGGGGTTAAGAACTACCGAGGGCATACCTTTGACTTACCATATCGCCATTATTCACGCTGAA
This DNA window, taken from Shewanella maritima, encodes the following:
- a CDS encoding methyltransferase domain-containing protein is translated as MTSKPNVANTFSQAATCYKQHDVVQRQTASRLHELMHKQDIAAPLKGPLLDIGCGPGTDFSAFSQVDQVTGVDIAPGMLAQLGANFPEYQTLQCDVQNLTLSDDCTANVYSNLALQWCDNLPKATSQLNRVLLPSGNCFIATVVDGSLPELKALGFRVNRFLSMPKVMSAFGVVSGANLQAVTGEPCASEQSLVSQNWLIKHAKVEKVTVHFDSLKSLLYSIKGVGASVSSDSEAGEALTKSQWRQRQKLAEGLRTTEGIPLTYHIAIIHAEKLATKA